tcgacacatttatatgcccgacttgaaccgactcgttgtagcccgacccagcccgacccctttaatactacataaaattcttattgtgccactactagtaagaaactaattaagttTTCTTACCTTTAGCTTTGTAGtgtgatttgatttaattaagctttattttataagttgtaatggtcataatctcatcttttcttttcaaaaagaaCAACTATAatctcaacccacttaagaatagAATTTTAGGGTAGACACGTTTAAAAGCCCGTTTAGAGCccttttaggtttaaataggtccatagcttagttaaagcccgattaaggcccatttaaggAAGCTCGATTAAAGGTCGACACCGATCGACCCGATTATAAACTGTACCATGTCTCCCAAAGCTAGGCTCGTTTACTTAAATGGGTGTTCACGGTACAAGGCTTTCAAGTGGTCAAGGCCGATTAGGTCTAATCGAGATCGACCCGGcctgactgattgacacccctacaacaGCTACTTGACTGCAACCCAAGCAgcggtgaaatttttttcatggGCTGACCTGGGCGATGAGCCCTAAGAAAGGAGCCAGATCTGATTGTGCATGCCTCTTAGTCGGGAATGGATTTTGTACAGGCCTCTTTAGGCGGGAATGGTAAAATTTCCTACCCACTACAGAGAGTATAGATgataaaaaatgagagaatCAGAACGGGTAGGAGGTAGAAAAGGTTTACCGGGCAGAAAAGGGGCTGGGTATCCAAATCCAAACCCCGCCTCATCGACTCTCCTCAACCAACTCCATCATCTCTactctctcctcccttcccATCTCGTCAACCCTAACGCCTCATTTCCAGATCTCTTCtcgggggtttttttttggttacgTGCAAATGCGCTTCTCTGGCTAGCTGTATTAAGCAGATGTTGAAACTCTTTTCATGGCGTTCTGCAGCTTCTCAAGCTTTACTCTCAAACATAAACCTCTCAATTCATCTATTGGGTCCTAGTCCATCGGTTCTCTTCAACTTTCGTTCTCTTAACCAATGTCCAACTTCGACTGATGACATTTCTAaccctcctttcttccttcttccaacACTATATTCTGTTTGACCTACCCTTTAATTTCAGACTCTCTTACTGAGACCAACCCGTTGATCTAGCTGAAAGGGTTTCGAGAACCATCAAGCTTCCCTCCCCTGTTTGGTCTGTAGGGCCATGTCTGACTCTCTTCATATTTCACCGTCCCCTGTTTGGAGAACCATCAAGTCTAGATCTGCACATGGAAGTTTCTCATCTAAAAATACATTGTGTGATAATTCTGGTTTGCCTGTACTTGAACCAAACAATCGTGATAAGTTGGCTTGTAATCTTTCTCAACGTTCATTGACACAAAGTATTGGGAATGAAATTTCTGTCCGAGTAGGTGCCTCTGAGAGTGTGCCTGGGCCCTCAAATACCAATTTCAAGAACAGAAAGCAACAGCCTTTTCATTCTTCCTTTTTAAGTGAGCCGGCGAATTTGTTGTCTATGGAATCAAGAAATTTAGATGGTAAATGTGAAGATCCAATGGTGAAATCTGGTAGGTTGGTCAGATCTTCTGAAGTCCATTTTACTGATTTGAAGATGGAGAGGTCAGAATGTGGTACTGCATTTAATTCCTCAAATTTTTCTCCAGTTGCCAA
The Macadamia integrifolia cultivar HAES 741 unplaced genomic scaffold, SCU_Mint_v3 scaffold1861, whole genome shotgun sequence genome window above contains:
- the LOC122065030 gene encoding uncharacterized protein LOC122065030 encodes the protein MSDSLHISPSPVWRTIKSRSAHGSFSSKNTLCDNSGLPVLEPNNRDKLACNLSQRSLTQSIGNEISVRVGASESVPGPSNTNFKNRKQQPFHSSFLSEPANLLSMESRNLDGKCEDPMVKSVANFSESAKIANSEIPYENKSVPVIHGSDGDSSRMHIFCLEHAVEVEKQIDVIGGVHMLLLLHPGEFGYG